The Pyxidicoccus sp. MSG2 DNA segment CCGTGAAGTGTAGAGGCACGTCCGGGCCCAGGTGCTCCAGCATCCACTCCGACAGCCGCGTCACCTCCGCCTCCGAGTCGTTCTGCCCGGGGATGAGCAACGTCGTCACCTCGAACCAGACGCGCGTCTCGTGCTTCAGGTACTCCAGCGTCTCCAGCACCGGCTGCAGGTGCGCGAAGGTGACACGCCGGTAGAAGTCCTCCGTGAAGGCCTTCAGGTCCACGTTGGCCGCGTCCATCTTCGCGTAGAACTCCCGCCGAGGCTCTGGATGGATGTAGCCCGCCGTGACGGCCACCGTCTCCACCCCCAGCGCATGGCACGCATCCGCCACGTCCATGGCGTACTCGGCGAAGATGACGGGGTCGTTGTACGTGAAGGCCACGCTCCGGCAGCCCAGCCGCGCCGCGTACTTCGCAATCGCTTCCGGCGAGGCCTCGTCCGCCAGCGTGTCCTGCTCGCGCGACTTGGAGATGTCCCAGTTCTGGCAGAAGCGGCAGCCCAGGTTGCAGCCAGCCGTGCCGAAAGACAGCACGCTGCTCCCCGGGTGGAAGTGGTTCAGCGGCTTCTTCTCAATCGGGTCCACGCAGAAGCCCGACGAGCGCCCATACGTGTCCAGCACCATCCCCTCGCCCACGCGCTGGCGCACGAAGCAGAAGCCGCGCTGTCCCTCGTTCAGCTTGCAGTCGCGCGGGCACAAATCACACTGCACACGCCCGTCCTCCAGCTTGTGCCACCAGCGAGCGGGAAACGCGGTGCTCATGGCGATGTCCTCCCCCCGGCCCCTCGGCGGGGCCTCGAAGGACAATCGCTAACGCACGCGACTCCACAGCGCCGCGCCGGCCCGGCCGTCCGCGCGGCGAGCGGACGTGTCACCCCGGCGGCTTCTACATCGGCTGGAGCAGCTTCGGCAGGTCAGCGAAGTTCACCGTGAGGCTCGGGTGTATCTGGCCCAGCGCATCGCTCAGGTCCTCTCCGGTGCCCTGCACTCCGAGCCCCACCGTCCAGTTGTCCGCCAGCACGATTCGCGTGGCCGCGATGACGCTCGCGCGCTTCGTGTCCGTGTCCTCCAGCTTCGCGAAGGACTGAGTCGCCTCCACTCGCAGCAGGAAGCGCGGTGAGGCGATGCCCACCGAGAAGCCCACGTCCAGCCACTTGCTCATCGGTACTCCAGGGCTCTGCCGCTCGTACAGCGCTCGCAATTGGAGCGCCGCCTCCACGCTGGCGTCGCCGCTGGACAGCAGCTCCAGCGTGGCCGCGCCGAAGCCGCGCTGGATGGCCACGCCGTCGCCCTCCTGCGCCTTGAGCCCCGGCGTCACCCACCTGCCACCCACCGAGAGGAACAGGGCGCTCGAGGACGCGCGCGCCTGCTTCGTGCACGCGCTCAGGCCCTGTCGAATCTTCTGGATGCCCGCCTGTTTCACGCGCTCCGTCTCCGCAGCGGCTTCCGCTTTTGCCTTCTGGAACGCCTCGTCGCTGCTGAACTCGCCTGGCAGCGGTTCGTCGGGGAGTTCTTGAGAGATGGAATCATCATCGAGCACCTTGTCGAGGCACTTGCTGTACGCCTCGCCGTAGATGCTCCGCTCGCCGAAGACGTCCACGGACGCGCCGGCCATTACCGTGGCGAAGCGGCCCTTGTCGAAGGTGAGCCGCTCGTACGGCGCCCCGTCCGCAATCGCGAGGGTGAGGGCGCTGTCCTGCAGGTACCGGTTGAGGCGCTGCTTCCGCGCCTCGAGCGCCTCGTTGTAGAGCTGCTCGTAGCCCTTCGTGAGGAGATAGGGATTGAACTGCACCACGAAGGACGTCTGCGTGCCCTCCAGCACGGCGCCCGCGTTGCGCAGGCTGGCCACCAGCGCGGCGGGGTTGGATGGGTGCACCACCTCGCCGGCGGTGGCGATGTCCAGGCCCGCGGCGGCCTCAGAGCCGCCGCGCAAGAAGCTGGGGAAGTCCAGCTCGGCCGTGCCAGCGTCGGGAGTCTTCGTGCCAGGCGTCTTGGGGCCGGGAGTCCCAGGGTTGGGAGTCCCCGCGTCCTGTGCCCGCGCCGCTGTGCAGCAGAGAAGAAGTAGGACCGCGAGCGCTGCCCTCATTCGATTACCGTCCAGGCCAGGTTGATGTAGTCCGCCTGCGCGCCCGCGGGCAGGTTGAACTCGTCCCAGAGCTGCTCCTGCTGCCCGTTGGGAAGCACCAGCGTGCCCTTCTGCACGAACGTCGCGCCCAGGCCCGTTGGGTCCGCCACGGTGAAGGTAGCCCGCACCCAGCCCTGCTCGGCGGTGGGCAGGAAGTCGTCGGGCAGCGTGATGGTCTCTTGTTGGCCCGAAAAGACGGCGCTGTGGAACTGCCGACGCGTCTGGCCCAACATCTTCCCGCTCACCGCCAATCGTATGGCGACGGTGTTGAGCGTCCCCTGCGGCCGTTCCAGCACCAGCTTCGCGCCCTTCCGGTCCGCCCGGGCCACCTTGAGAGTCACCGCCAGCTTGTCGTTGTCCGCCATTGTGTTCCCCCCTCCGTGAGTGGAGTCGCGGTCGCGGGCTTCACTCGCCGCGTGGGCGGCATCATACAGTCAGCTCCCGCGCGCGCCCGAAGAGCATTCGAGCGTGAGGGTGCGTCACCCTGACGCATGGACCCCGGACGCCAGGGGTGAGAAGCAGGGTGCGGAGAGCCCCATGCTCAAGACTCCCCTTGGTCGTTTCCGTGCGGTGGCCCTGTTGGAGGGCCTGTCCTTCATCCTCCTCCTCTTCGTCGCGATGCCGCTGAAGTACCTCGCGGGCCTGCCGTTGGCGGTGCGGGTGGTGGGCCTGGCGCACGGGCTGCTCTTCGTGCTCTTCCTCTTCGCGCTCATGGAGGTGGCCATCGCGTACCGCTGGTCGCTCGTGCGCGTGGTGGGGGCCTTCGTCTCGTCGCTGGTCCCCTTCGGCACCTTCGTGCTCGACGCGCGGCTGCGGCGCGAGGAGGCGCAAGCCGCCGTCCAGGCCGCGCCCTGACGCACCAGACGTGCCGCATCGGGCTCGCGGGAGCAGACCTGCCGAGCCCGGGCCGCCAGGAGTTCGCACGCGCACAGAAGGCGTGCCAGATTCCCCACCCGGACATCGCACCGGGGGCTGACGACCATGGAGCGCGGAAGGTGGGAAACGCCTGAGGACGTGGAGCGCGAGCTGAGCTCGCGGCTGGCCGTCGTGGAGCCCACGGAGGGCATTCGCGGCATGCACTTCGCGGCGGTGCTCGACACCGTCCGGTTCCTCGGCGGCGAGCAGGCGGTGGCGCGCATCGTCGAGGGCGGTGACTTCCCCGCGGACCTGGACCCCACCGAGCTGTACCCGGTGCCGCCCTTCATGCGCCTGTTCTTCGCGGCGGCGCGGCATCTGGCTCCGCAGCTCGGAGGCTTCGAGGAGGCGATGCGGCAGATTGGCGTGCAGGGCACGCTGGCCTTCATCAACTCCATGTTCGGCGCCGAGGTGCGGCAGCAGGTGGGCGGAGAGCCGAAGCGGCTCGTGGAGATGCTGCCCGAGGCCTACCGCATGGCCATCAACTTCGGCGAGCTGCAGGTGGAGTGGACCGGCCCTCGCGCCGGCCGCATCCACATGCGGCGCATCTTCACCCCCGTCGCCTACAACGAGGGCATGCTGGAGGGCGCCCTGCAGGCCGTGGGCGCCCAGGACATCCAGGTGCGCGGGTGGCAGACGTCGCTGCTCGACAGCGAGTACACCCTGGCGTGGGACAGTTGAGGCGCGCGGGCTACTTCGCGCCGTGCCGCACGCGGTAGATGCGGCCGTTGCCGTCCTCCGTCAGCAGCAGGCTCCCATCCGGTAGCTCCAGCAGGCCCACGGGCCGGCCCCACGTCGTGGGCCCCTGGGGGTCCGAGAGAAAGCCGGTGAGGAAGTCCTCGTAGCCGCCCGTCGGACGTCCCTGCGCGTCGAAGGGGACGAAGACGATTTTGTAGCCGGTGCCCTCGGAGCGGTTCCAGCTTCCGCGGAAGGCGACGAAGGCGCCGGTGCGGTAGCGCTCGGGAAAGGCCTGGCCCCGATAGAAGGTGACGCCCAGCGCCGCCGAGTGCGAGGCGAAGAGCACGTCCGGCGTCACCGTCTTCGCGGCGAGCTCGGGCGCTTCGCTCCTGCCGTTCTTCAGGCGGCGCGGGTCCAGGTTCTTCGGCGACAGGTACGCGTAGGGCCAGCCGTAGAAGGCGCCCTGCTGCACGCGGGTGAAGTAGTCCGGCACCAGGTCATCACCCAGGCCGTCGCGCTCGTTGATGGCGGCGTAGGGCTCGCCGGTGCGCGGGTGGAAGTCCAGGCCCACCGGGTTGCGCAGGCCGCTGGCGAAGACCTGCCGCCCGGAGCCGTCCAGCCCCATGACGAGCACCGAGGCGCGCGGGGACTCCTCCACATTCACGTTGCTCTCGCTGCCCACGGTGACGAAGAGGCGCTTGCCGTCCGGCGCCACGCGCACGTTGCGCGTCCAGTGCTGGTTGTAACCGAGCCCCGGTAGCTTCGTGACCTCCTCGCCCTTGCCGGTGAGCCGGCCCTGGCCGCGCTGGTACGGGTAGCGGCGCACGCCGTTGGTGTTGCCCACGAAGAAGTGCGTGGGGCTGAAGGACATGCCGAAGGGGAGGTTCAGCGCGTTGGACGTGTCCGCGAAGACCTCGCGCGACTCGGCGACGCCGTCACCGTCCGCGTCGCGCAGGCGGTGGATGCGGTTGGCGCGGCTCTCCACCACGAGCACGTCGCCCTCGGGGGTGAGCGTCATCCACCGCGGTTGCTGGAGCCCGTCCGCGTAGAGGTTGACGGAGAAGCCGTCGGGGACGCGCAGCGTGGCGCCCGAGGGCACGGGGATGACGTCCGGGCTCTTGCTCGCGCTCTGCGTGGCGAAGGGCTTCGGCAGGGAGTCCAGCTTCACGGAGATGGGCGCGGGCTTCAGCGGCTCGGTGCGCAGGCGCGAGGCGGGAGGTGGCTCGCGCGAGGGCGGGGCCGCGGGCTGCGGTGTCGATGGCGCGGACGCGTGTGGCGGAGTCGCGGGGGCGGGCTGTGACGCCTGGGCGATTCCGGTGCCAGGGAGAATGACGGTGAGGAGCAGGGCGGGCAGTGTCGCGCGGCGGAGCAAGCAGGGCGTCCTTTCATCACCGGCGGCAGGAGCCGCCAGGGTGGGCGCCCTCGTCATGCGAGGGATGCACCCGGCCCGCAATCACTTTGCGTGGCGGAGTGCCCGGGTGTGCACATCTCTCGAACGGCTCAGGACGGCGTCCCGGAGGAGCTCTCGCCGGGCGGATAGAACGCGAATGCGCCGTAGCCCACCACCTCGTCCTGTCCGCCGGCCGTGTCGCCCGAGCTGCGCAGGTCCAGCAGTCTCGGGCGGAGGCCGCGCTTGCGCGCCGCCAGCATCAGCCCGCTGATGGCCGCCGCGCCGCAGGCGCTCCCCGCGTCCAGCGGCCCGTCGAGCGTGAGCACCCGCTCGGCCGTCTCACGGTCCGCCTCCCGAGCGTCCTTGTACGGCAGGTAGTGCGACAGGTCCGAGCTGACGACGGGCAACACGTCGGAATCCCAGAGCGCATCGAGCACCTCCTGCACCTCCTCGCCCCGCGCGCTGCCCACCACCAGGGGAAGCACCCGGAAGCGCCCCAGCACGCGCTGCAGGAAGGGCAGCTGCACCTCCAGCGAGTGCTCCGCCTCATGGGCCTCCGTGGAAGCCGTCACCTGCCGGAGCGCCGCCGCGCGGCGCCGCAGGTCCTCATCCACCGGCACCTCGCCCAGCGGCGTACACAGCACGTCCACGTCCGGATACGCGAGCCCCCTCAGCGGAACGAAGTGACATGGCCCCAGCAGCAGCACGCGCGGCGTCTTGCCCTGGTACGCGCGCAGCGTGGCATAGGCCGTCGCCGCCACCGGGCCCGAGTACACATAGCCCGCATGGGGAACGACGAGCGCCAAGGGCCGCTCCGGGGCATCGACGGTGGCCTGCTCGAGCCACCCGTCCACCGCCGTGGCCAGGGCGGAGGGACTGGCGGGATAGAAGGAGCCCGCCGCGGCGGGAAGTCGCACACGAGACATGGTCCTCCAACCGGTCATTCCGATGATGGCTTTTGCCAAGCATGGCATGCGGGAGCCCCGCTCTCCCAGCCGGGGCACCGCCGGGCGGGCGGGGGTCTGATTGGAATTGCACGAATGCGTGTCTGGGAATGGAAACTACGGCGTCGGCCGGGGCGGCTGACACGGCCTCAGGAAGTCGAGCGCATCCCGCGTCTTGTTCCACGTCTCGAAGATTCTCACCCGGAGCTCGAAGCCGTGCTCCCGGGCGATTCGGTCCACCGCGGCGAAGCCCTTGGCGAGGTCGTTGAACACGGCGCCCACGGTGAGGTCACCCTCATGGGCGTGCTCGCCCACACGCCAGGCGGGCAGCGGCTCCGAGGCGGCGAGCTGCGTCAGCGGGCCGTCCTCCCCGCACAGGGCATCCAGCAGCCGCAGGGCCCGTGCCGGGATGTCCTGGCCCGCGCGCCCCTGGTAGTCCACCCAGAAGTCGAACACGCCGACGACGGGGTGGTGCGAGTGCTCCAGCTCCGTCTGCACACTCCCGCCGCGCTTGTAGAAGAACTCGCCGAGCGCGGGCGGCAGGCTCGTCGTGTAGCCGTGGTGGATGAGCACCTGATACCCCTGGGCCCACACCACGGGCGTGTTGTCCTCGCTGTACTGGGGCCAGTCGCTCTCCGGCCCCGAGCCGCCCGGCGCGTTCAGGCCGTGGCGCTGCATGAAGAGCTCCAGCGGCGACGGCGGAGCGCCATCCCAGCCCTTCTCCCGGCGCTCCTCCATCCACGTGGTGTGCTCGGCGGCCACGCGGGCCAGCTCCGCGGCGACGTCGGCGGCGAGCGTCTTGTCGGGGAAGCGGCCCACCAGCGTGTAGCTGCCGCTGTTGTTGCTCGCGAACGCATTCCAGACCTGCACCTTCATGCCGCACCTCCCGTGGCCGGGGACTCCAGCCCGTAGCCGGGCGTGCGCGCGCACCCCGGCAGCCGCGACGCGGACGCCAGCGCCTCGCGCCGCCCACGCCATACCGCCATGACCTCGTCCGCCGACGCCGCCGGAATGGCGACGTGGTGGAAGCTGCACGGCATCACCTTCCTGTCGCTCGTGAGCACGAGGAACTCGCGCCCCGCGCCGCAGTCCGCGCGGTCGAAGAGGCGCGGCACGCCCTCCATGCGCTCGCCCCAGCACACGTCCAGCTTCAGCGTGCACCGGCTGCCCAGCGCCCGGCCGAGCAGCGCCACGCGCCGCGCCAGCCCCCGCGCCTCGTCCGGCGACAGGTGCAGCGCGCGGTCCGCGCCGTTGTAGCTGAGCAGCAGCACGTCCCGGCAGCCCAGGGCCACCAGCTCCAGCACCACCGTCTCCAGCGAGGGCAGCCGCTCCGGCGTCACCAGGTAGTTGACGCCGAAGCGCGCGCCCGCATCCGCCAGCCGTGCCACCGTGTCGCGCCACGCGTTGTCGTCGTAGAGGGACACGCGGCACTGGCCGTAGCGCCCGCGCACCGCCGCGAGGCGCCGGGGCGTCAGTGCCAGCCCGTTGGTGGTGAAGCTCACCGCGAGCGGTGTCTCGCCGTGCAGCCGGCACACCAATTCCTCGAAGCGGGGGAAGGCCCAGGGCTCGCCGCCGCCGAAGGCCACCTCCAGCACGCCCGCGGCGGCCAGCCCGGACAGCACGTCGAAGGCGCTGTCCGCCGTCCACTCGCTGCGCGCCTCCGTGTCACGCGAGCAGAAGGTGCACGCGAGGTTGCAGCGGTTGGTGATGCCGAACTGCACCACCCTCGGGGCGCGCTGGCGCAGGTGCGCCGTCTCGGGGCCTTCGCAGCGCGCGTTCGTCCCGCTGTCGCGGTCGAACAGCAGCAGCGCTCCATCCAGCGGGAAGCGGCGCAGGCGCGCGAAGGGGGCGGGCACCGGCACGCGGGCGGCGTCGTCCGCGTCGGAAGGGGGCGTGTAGGTCGGAGTCGGGTGCATGGAGGACCGCGACGCGGACGGGAGCGCGCGCGGGCTTCTGACGGGGATTGTCCGCCGCTGGGACGCCCATGTCCCAAGCCCGGGAACGAAGGGGCTTCCTGGAAGCACCCAAACTCCAGGATTCAGTTGGTTCCACGAAGAACTTGCCATGGCGCGTCGCTTGCTACATGACATCCCGTGTCACGAGGCGCCCGCCCCTTCTCATCGGGACGGGCGGCCCCTCGAACGGAATACGCCCCGAGCACTCCTCCCCGGCGGCAAGCGCCCGCCGGGAGCGCGGGGCGAGCGGGCAGGGGGTCGGCCGGATTGCTACTCCTCCACCGGCCGTCCCCCTTGTCCGTGTTTCCCAAGCCCGCCGCCGGACCCGCCCTCGCCGCGTGGGGCAGGCAGGCGAACGGGCTGGCGGGCGCGGGCCGGTTACCGCCCCGGGCGGCCCGCCGCATCGTCCCTGGAGTCGCTCCGGAAGGTGGTGGAGGACGCGGGCGGCGAGTGCCTCGTGGTGCCCGGTGACGTGACGGTGGGCGAGGACGTGGACCGCGCGGTGCGCGAGTACCTGGCGCGCTACGGCCGCATCGACCTGCTGGTGAACGACGCGTGGGGGCAGACCTACGGCTACTTCGACCCGCTCCCGTGGGAGCACATCCAGCGCACGGTGGACGTCACCTGCCTGGGCTTCCCGCGCTTCGCCCACGCGGTGCTGCCGCACTTCCGCGCGCAGGGCAGCGGCCACGTCCTCAACATCCAGTCCATGCTGTCCAAGGGCGCCGCGCCGCTCCTGTCCGTGTACACGGCGGCGAAGCACGCGACGCTGGGCGGGGCGAAGGCGCTGACGCTCGAGCTGCACGGCACCGGCATCCAGGTGTCCAACGTGCTGGTGCCCCGAGGGCAACCTCTTCCAGCCCATGCCCGAGGGCGTGGGGCCCTCCGGCAGCGTACCGCCGACGCCCAGGTGGAAGCGCTTCACGGCCGCGGCGGGGCTCGCGGCGCTGGCCGGCGGCGTGCTGGGCGGTGCGGCCCTGGGCGCGCGCGGGCTGGCCCGAGCAGTCCGTTGATACGGTATTGCTCACAAGGATGACGAAAAAACAGGTGTTCCTCCGTGCCCTTTCGCTAGAAGGGGCCGCCGAGTGCCCGGGATGTCTCAGCCGGGCTCACGAACCGGAGGGACGCTTCATGAATGCAAACAAGTGGCAGACCCTGGCCGCGGTGGCCGGGCTGATGGTGTCGGTGACGGCGGGCGCGCAGGAGACGACGGCTTCGACGGGCGGCGGCAGCTTCGGCAATGTCGGGCAGCTGGTCATCAGCACCGACGCTTCCGGCAGCCTGGGCTATTCCACGCAGGGCAGCGGTGCGGGCTTCATCTTCCTGGAGCCGGGCGCGGACTACTTCATCAAGCAGAACCTGTCGGTCGGCAGCGGCCTGCAGCTGCGGGCGATTTTCTCCGAGGGCGATGACCCGGTCGCTTTCGGGCTCAACGTGCGCGCTGGCTACAACATCCCGCTCACCGACAAGGTGTCGGTGTGGCCGAAGGGCATCATCTCCCTGCAGCTGGGCGACCCCCTCCTCCCCTTCGCGAACGCGAGTCTCCCCGCCGACGTCACCGTCATCCTGGAGGGGTACGCGCCCTTCCTGTTCCACGTGACGGACCACTTCTTCGTGGGCGGTGGCCCGCGCCTGGCCTTCGGCCTGGGCGATGACGTGGAGGTGGCGTTCAGCGTCGCCACCACGCTCGGCGGTTACTTCTAGGCCGGACGCAGTCCACGGCCGTGAAGCCGCAGGAGCCCCGGGCGTGACGGAAGCCTTCCGTCGCGTGCCGGGGCTCGTCATGTCCGGGGTGTTTCAGTGGCACCGGCGCGGGCGGGACTCAGCGAAGACGCTGGTCGGTGACCTCGCCCTCCTCCGGTGGCAGGGCCTGGTCCACGCGCGTCTCCTCCACGCCTCCACTCGCGACGGCTGCGTTGCCCCGGTGGGACAGCCGCGCGCCCAGGTGGACCACGCGCTGGCCGGTGCAGGGGGTGTAGAGCAGGATGAGGCGGGCCACTTCGGTCGCGACCTCCGGAGACACCGCGCGCGCCTTGCCGCCCCGGCCGGAGAGGATGACGTGAGAGCTCGCCAGCTCCACCCCCACCATGCGCCCGTTGCGCACGCGTGCGTTGAAGTCCACGCTCACCGTGCCATCCGCGGGCACCTGCACGGACTTGAGCAGCTCGCGGACGGCCGCGGCCACGTCGTCGGCGGTCTGCTCGGAAGACAGGGCTCCCTGGCGGCCGGGCAGCGTCCGGGCCCCGGTGGGACGGAAGGACTGCACGAAGTCGGTCGACTCGACACGCCAGCCGGACTCACTCCGGCGCAGCGTCAGCGATACCTCACGGCCGGGATGCTTCATCGCGGCCACGAGCGCGTCCGTCACCCGGCGCTGCGTGCCCTCGGCATCCGTCGCGGACTTCCCCTGCCGCCCGCCCCGGTTCTCCGCCACGTAGCCCAGCAGCGTGAGCGCGCCCTGCTCGGACCAGAAGGTGAACTTGAGGTTGGAGTCCACGTCGCGCACGCCGCTGGCCACGGCCCACACGCGCGCGGCGACCTGGGCGGCCTCCTCGCGGCCCGCCTTCGTGTCCAGGAGCGGTGGACGCACCAGGTCCAGGTCGCCCGTCCCCGACCCGCCCGTGCCCTCAGGCGTGCTCGCGCAGCCCGAAGTCAGGGTGAGCAGCAACACCGCGCATGCAAGGAATCGGGCCGTGGAAGGACAGCGAACGAAACGCAGCGACATGCCACACCCCCTCCGGGCGAGCCGTGCCCGGGTGACATGAGCCCAATGTCTCAGAGACGTCTGACAGGGCTCCGTAGAGGTATGGACGCTCACGCAGGTGCCGTGCTGACAGTCAGCGACGCGAGTCCCGGGTGATTGTCCATTCCGTCACGCCCGTCCGTGGATGCCGCCGTGGTTGATAGGGATTCGCTGACGGATGCGAGGCGCACGGTCCGGACGCTGTTTGATGACCTCGCGACAACCCACGTCCCCGGAGTACGAAGCGGAGCCCCCGAGTATCCGGCGACTCCCGTCCTGGAAGGTCATCACCGGGTGCGCCGAAGCACCGGACCGGGCCTCGCCTGGCAGCGTCCTGTTCGGAAATGTCGGGACATTTCCCGGCGCAAAACCCCCGACATTTCCGAACAGGACGGGTCAGGCGCCGTCCCGGAGCCCGCTGGGTTCAGAAGGGACGCACGTCCTGAGTCAGCGCAGGAGCGCGGAGAGCGTGGCTTCGGTGACGAGGCCATACACGGCGGTCTGCGCCACGAGCCACGCGTGCTCGGCGGCGCTCCAGGTGTGGAGTGACTCCGTCGCGCGCAGCACCGGGAGGCTCGCGAGCTCGAAGCCGAGCACACCCACGCCGAGCAGCAATCCGGCGGGCAGGGTGCTCCCGGACGCGCGCTCCCGCACGAGTGTCCACGCGACTCCCAGCAGCGGGCCATACCCGGCGCGCATGGCGTCGCCCCAGCGGCGCGCCTGCACGGGAGACAATTCC contains these protein-coding regions:
- the amrS gene encoding AmmeMemoRadiSam system radical SAM enzyme — encoded protein: MSTAFPARWWHKLEDGRVQCDLCPRDCKLNEGQRGFCFVRQRVGEGMVLDTYGRSSGFCVDPIEKKPLNHFHPGSSVLSFGTAGCNLGCRFCQNWDISKSREQDTLADEASPEAIAKYAARLGCRSVAFTYNDPVIFAEYAMDVADACHALGVETVAVTAGYIHPEPRREFYAKMDAANVDLKAFTEDFYRRVTFAHLQPVLETLEYLKHETRVWFEVTTLLIPGQNDSEAEVTRLSEWMLEHLGPDVPLHFTAFHPDFKMLDVPPTPPETLSRARRIARRTGLHHVYTGNVHDTEGDTTLCAGCGAALIVRDWYRLLSYRVTPEGRCPDCGAEVPGRFDAAPGAFGARRVPVRIGIAE
- a CDS encoding DUF3817 domain-containing protein produces the protein MLKTPLGRFRAVALLEGLSFILLLFVAMPLKYLAGLPLAVRVVGLAHGLLFVLFLFALMEVAIAYRWSLVRVVGAFVSSLVPFGTFVLDARLRREEAQAAVQAAP
- a CDS encoding DUF2378 family protein, whose product is MERELSSRLAVVEPTEGIRGMHFAAVLDTVRFLGGEQAVARIVEGGDFPADLDPTELYPVPPFMRLFFAAARHLAPQLGGFEEAMRQIGVQGTLAFINSMFGAEVRQQVGGEPKRLVEMLPEAYRMAINFGELQVEWTGPRAGRIHMRRIFTPVAYNEGMLEGALQAVGAQDIQVRGWQTSLLDSEYTLAWDS
- a CDS encoding PQQ-dependent sugar dehydrogenase — encoded protein: MLRRATLPALLLTVILPGTGIAQASQPAPATPPHASAPSTPQPAAPPSREPPPASRLRTEPLKPAPISVKLDSLPKPFATQSASKSPDVIPVPSGATLRVPDGFSVNLYADGLQQPRWMTLTPEGDVLVVESRANRIHRLRDADGDGVAESREVFADTSNALNLPFGMSFSPTHFFVGNTNGVRRYPYQRGQGRLTGKGEEVTKLPGLGYNQHWTRNVRVAPDGKRLFVTVGSESNVNVEESPRASVLVMGLDGSGRQVFASGLRNPVGLDFHPRTGEPYAAINERDGLGDDLVPDYFTRVQQGAFYGWPYAYLSPKNLDPRRLKNGRSEAPELAAKTVTPDVLFASHSAALGVTFYRGQAFPERYRTGAFVAFRGSWNRSEGTGYKIVFVPFDAQGRPTGGYEDFLTGFLSDPQGPTTWGRPVGLLELPDGSLLLTEDGNGRIYRVRHGAK
- the amrB gene encoding AmmeMemoRadiSam system protein B; translation: MSRVRLPAAAGSFYPASPSALATAVDGWLEQATVDAPERPLALVVPHAGYVYSGPVAATAYATLRAYQGKTPRVLLLGPCHFVPLRGLAYPDVDVLCTPLGEVPVDEDLRRRAAALRQVTASTEAHEAEHSLEVQLPFLQRVLGRFRVLPLVVGSARGEEVQEVLDALWDSDVLPVVSSDLSHYLPYKDAREADRETAERVLTLDGPLDAGSACGAAAISGLMLAARKRGLRPRLLDLRSSGDTAGGQDEVVGYGAFAFYPPGESSSGTPS
- a CDS encoding radical SAM protein; this translates as MHPTPTYTPPSDADDAARVPVPAPFARLRRFPLDGALLLFDRDSGTNARCEGPETAHLRQRAPRVVQFGITNRCNLACTFCSRDTEARSEWTADSAFDVLSGLAAAGVLEVAFGGGEPWAFPRFEELVCRLHGETPLAVSFTTNGLALTPRRLAAVRGRYGQCRVSLYDDNAWRDTVARLADAGARFGVNYLVTPERLPSLETVVLELVALGCRDVLLLSYNGADRALHLSPDEARGLARRVALLGRALGSRCTLKLDVCWGERMEGVPRLFDRADCGAGREFLVLTSDRKVMPCSFHHVAIPAASADEVMAVWRGRREALASASRLPGCARTPGYGLESPATGGAA
- a CDS encoding SDR family NAD(P)-dependent oxidoreductase, which translates into the protein MVEDAGGECLVVPGDVTVGEDVDRAVREYLARYGRIDLLVNDAWGQTYGYFDPLPWEHIQRTVDVTCLGFPRFAHAVLPHFRAQGSGHVLNIQSMLSKGAAPLLSVYTAAKHATLGGAKALTLELHGTGIQVSNVLVPRGQPLPAHARGRGALRQRTADAQVEALHGRGGARGAGRRRAGRCGPGRARAGPSSPLIRYCSQG